A region from the Onthophagus taurus isolate NC chromosome 8, IU_Otau_3.0, whole genome shotgun sequence genome encodes:
- the LOC139431134 gene encoding uncharacterized protein codes for MSTPPCTLLVSSTDIMNVPVKTLHVVCKHLFSRYGLKSVATRGNCVIIALMYTPKNETLKRKFGNLPVQYMRLGVENETEVQMLASVMHKYVFDLSVDGDEQSPQIESHRKNLKRQPPPPPSSSSSSSSSTSQKGMVAINLNDVDDDDDDDADREEEQDSTKKRKVVTFPDDDDGFQACCTQIVVNDDEQCEMKNF; via the exons ATGTCTACACCACCATGCACTTTGCTGGTTAGCAGTACTGACATAATGAATGTGCCAGTAAAAACATTACATGTAGTGTGCAAACACCTGTTCTCCCG GTATGGTTTAAAAAGCGTTGCAACAAGGGGGAATTGCGTGATCATCGCACTAATGTATACACCCAAAAATGAGACGCTGAAGAGGAAGTTCGGAAACCTCCCAGTGCAATATATGAGGCTGGGAGTTGAAAATGAAACGGAAGTACAGATGTTGGCATCGGTGATgcataaatatgtttttgatttaagTGTTGATGGGGATGAGCAATCCCCCCAAATTGAAAGTCATCGAAAAAATCTCAAGAGAcaaccaccaccaccaccatcatcatcatcatcatcatcatcatcaacatCACAAAAAGGAATGGTTGCAATTAATTTGAATGatgttgatgatgatgatgatgatgatgctGATCGAGAAGAAGAGCAAGACAGTACTAAAAAGAGGAAAGTAGTCACGTTTCCGGATGACGATGATGGCTTTCAAGCTTGTTGTACTCAAATAGTGGTAAATGATGATGAACAAtgtgaaatgaaaaatttttaa